One genomic region from Yamadazyma tenuis chromosome 4, complete sequence encodes:
- a CDS encoding uncharacterized protein (COG:Q; EggNog:ENOG503P1ZJ), which yields MTPIAHQTAISSFNSNHTSYDQFRPDFDPISVDKFLQDLGLIENQSPKTDKVILELAAGTGKFTKNLVDHGWKDNLIIVEPSKGMLESFEKNFPGIKTHLNSSYDIPAEDASVDSVIVAQGFHWFADRDSLKEIKRVLKPSGTFGCIWNYDGPSPSQVDVGSKTHYLLDNSLSTKVHIPEGADSMDISNSTIGLHKWNVHLVDYIYSFDVDVPQYRTGVWKKVLMDNEYFKPIEVETYFYKISSIPKHSVFQYWLTRSFITKLSDEEKVKCEKTINEIIDKYVTDDDKIQENGNIYLQRVLGTHSIVAFPK from the coding sequence ATGACTCCCATAGCTCACCAGACTGCtatttcttccttcaattccaatcaTACTTCTTATGATCAGTTTAGACCAGACTTTGATCCAATTCTGGTGGACAAGTTTTTACAAGACTTGGGGTTAATAGAAAACCAATCTCCTAAAACCGATAAAgtgattttggaattggctGCCGGTACAGGTAAATTCACCAAGAATCTCGTGGACCATGGATGGAAGGACAATCTCATCATTGTGGAACCTAGTAAAGGAATGTTAGAAagttttgaaaagaactttCCTGGAATCAAGACTCATTTGAACTCGTCTTATGATATTCCAGCTGAAGACGCGTCGGTAGATTCGGTGATAGTTGCCCAAGGTTTTCATTGGTTTGCTGACAGGGATTCTCTCAAAGAGATCAAGCGAGTTTTAAAGCCATCTGGAACTTTCGGATGTATTTGGAATTACGATGGTCCATCTCCATCGcaagttgatgttggaTCCAAGACTCATTATTTGTTGGATAATAGTTTATCAACCAAAGTTCATATTCCTGAAGGAGCAGACTCAATGGATATCAGCAACTCAACTATAGGGCTCCACAAGTGGAACGTTCACTTGGTTGATTATATTTATTCTTTTGATGTGGATGTTCCTCAATACAGAACAGGCGTATGGAAGAAAGTTTTGATGGATAATGAGTATTTCAAGCCAATAGAAGTCGAAACATACTTCTACAAAATTTCCAGCATTCCTAAACATTCAGTGTTTCAATATTGGTTAACCAGATCTTTTATTACAAAATTGCtggatgaagaaaaggtcAAATGTGAAAAGACAATCAACGAGATCATCGATAAATATGTAACCGACGACGATAAGATACAAGAGAACGGCAATATTTATTTACAAAGGGTTTTGGGAACTCACTCTATCGTTGCTTTCCCAAAGTAA
- a CDS encoding uncharacterized protein (BUSCO:EOG09262JWJ; EggNog:ENOG503P0QS; COG:G) has product MAPKKKAVQEKPILLGRPGNNLKSGIVGLANVGKSTFFQAITRSPLGNPANYPFATIEPEEARVIVPSPRFEKLCGLYKPKSEVPAFMTIYDIAGLTKGAHAGEGLGNNFLANIRAVDAIFQVVRCFEDSDIIHINDEVNPTADLEIISDELSLKDIEFAQKHLEGIEKITRRGGQSLEVKQKKEEAELVKRIIELLEKRQRIANQTWTAKEVEIINSMFLLTAKPCIYLINLSERDYIRKKNKYLLKIKEWVDTNSPGDMIIPVSVSLEEKLAGMETDDEREAYLKEIQTQSALPKIITTMRQKLDLISFFTGGPDEVREWTIRRWYTAPQAAGTIHTDLERTFILAQVIKYDDLIELGDENAVRAAGKLLQKGKDYFVEDGDVLYIKAADVFLFYTILDAIFIRFSPTTFKKQDIKMRKIIHYSNYKYGDLDGLTERHKHFKDKPLPEKCTIFFNDLMTSTSGKSWRFPTMSGRSYNKDIDKSQRFFNRERKNLLSVKSKEGLGSKISLSEKNSIKTDFDQQVKNSRVMDQQMADAISIMRVYNKCFFGGDGISYDFDKWWFNDITLRVFPYINSEMPSFDVVIENKTTTFNNGLPEFKNGEFTGNVLTPDKDQNLFDFYHKNISGKGIVLSATSSHAKDIARLIRVLRALNNSLPIQIVYRGNLSRRSKAIIIRAANIELDEGKLDPKTSELEKEVTSINSSFPKQTVIFTNIKRITDKKNFATYNNKLLSVFFSSFKEIMLLDADSVPLLEPEKFFHSSEYLDTSTFFFKDRSLRDTNDYLETNFVQRLFPMNNGSLESLFGMNILNKSSLEGNNYLRGYRHFQEAGVVLLDKKKHFNAITMLLPLGIWKEPLKTAMWGDKEFYWISLLMAGDDNFRFNENEAAAVGVASSDALKIYDYDSDEVCSTHPGHVNEFGDLLWINSGFSFCKKNRHYKDKSKYPFCKVPITELQNIYKNPFKITHALVPPSLPDYRDLNDEYNIGKEKQIEKTWKGRLKDSDEIKDFHTAGPLEPKISNPPQKGWVKSPICAGYYYCGYSIIQSYHPGKDHEFGKLYVFNDTTVSRIDTLGKLWMTHTPKSASEYFIAN; this is encoded by the exons ATGGCCCCTAAAAAGAAAGCCGTACAAGAGAAACCTATCCTTTTAGGTAGACCAGGTAACAACTTAAAGTCCGGTATTGTTGGATTGGCTAACGTCGGAAAGTCCACTTTTTTCCAAGCCATTACTAGATCACCTTTAGGAAACCCTGCAAATTACCCATTTGCGACCAttgaaccagaagaagccAGAGTTATTGTTCCCTCCCCAAGATTCGAAAAGTTATGTGGGTTGTACAAGCCAAAGAGTGAAGTTCCAGCTTTTATGACTATTTACGATATTGCTGGTTTAACCAAAGGTGCTCACGCTGGTGAAGGGTTAGGAAACAATTTCTTGGCCAACATTAGAGCTGTGGATGCTATTTTCCAGGTCGTAAgatgttttgaagactCCGACATTATCCACATTAATGATGAAGTTAATCCAACAGCTGATTTAGAGATCATTTCTGATGAATTAAGCTTAAAAGATATCGAATTCGCTCAAAAACATTTGgaaggaattgaaaaaataACTAGAAGAGGTGGACAATCTTTAGAAGTTAAGcaaaagaaagaagaagctgaattggtcaagagaatcattgaacttttggaaaagagaCAAAGAATTGCCAACCAAACTTGGACTGCGAAAGAAGTCGAAATAATCAACTCGATGTTCTTGTTAACTGCTAAACCATGTATCTACTTGATTAACTTGTCAGAAAGAGACTACatcagaaagaagaataagTACTTATTAAAGATCAAAGAATGGGTTGATACTAATTCTCCAGGTGATATGATTATCCCAGTATCTGTTTccttggaagaaaagttggctgGTATGGAAACCGATGACGAAAGAGAGGCTTACCTTAAAGAAATTCAAACCCAATCGGCTTTACCTAAAATCATTACCACCATGAGACaaaagttggatttgatttctttcttcacTGGGGGTCCAGATGAAGTCAGAGAATGGACTATCAGAAGATGGTACACTGCTCCACAAGCTGCCGGTACCATTCACACCGATTTGGAACGAACATTTATCTTGGCTCAAGTTATTAAGTACgatgacttgattgaattGGGAGATGAGAATGCAGTAAGAGCCGCTGGTaaattgttgcaaaaagGTAAGGACtactttgttgaagatggagaCGTTTTATATATTAAAGCTGCTGATG TCTTTTTGTTCTATACGATTTTGGATGCTATATTTATCAGGTTTTCTCCAACCACATTCAAAAAGCAAGACATCAAAATGAGAAAAATAATCCATTATTCTAACTACAAGTATGGTGATTTGGATGGCCTTACAGAACGCCATAAGCATTTCAAGGACAAGCCATTGCCTGAAAAGTGTACGATATTTTTTAATGAtttgatgacttcaacttcaggAAAGAGCTGGAGATTTCCTACAATGTCAGGGAGGTCTTATAATAAAGACATTGATAAGCTGCAGCGATTTTTCAACAGAGAACGGAAAAACCTTCTATCGGTCAAATCAAAAGAAGGATTGGGAAGTAAAATATCACTTTCTGAGAAGAATAGTATAAAGACcgattttgatcaacaagttaaaAATTCTAGGGTGATGGATCAACAAATGGCCGATGCCATCTCCATAATGAGAGTTTATAACAAAtgtttttttggtggtgacgGAATTTCATATGATTTCGATAAATGGTGGTTCAATGATATTACCCTCCGAGTATTCCCATATATTAACTCCGAGATGCCAAGTTTTGATGTGGTTATAGAAAATAAAACTACCACATTTAATAACGGACTTCCAGAATTCAAGAATGGTGAATTCACGGGTAATGTCCTTACGCCTGATAAGGACCAAAATTTATTTGACTTCTATCACAAAAATATTAGTGGAAAAGGTATCGTATTATCTGCTACATCCTCACATGCCAAAGACATAGCCAGATTGATACGGGTTTTGCGGGCCTTGAACAACTCTTTACCTATCCAAATAGTCTACAGAGGAAATTTGAGTAGAAGGTCAAAGGCCATTATCATACGGGCTGCAaatattgaacttgatgaaggtAAATTAGACCCAAAGACTAGTGAATTGGAAAAAGAAGTGACCAGTATAAATTCCTCCTTTCCAAAACAAACGGTTATATTCACTAACATTAAAAGAATAACCGATAAGAAgaattttgcaacttaCAATAACAAATTACTTTCTGTATTTTTCAGttccttcaaagaaatcatgCTTTTAGATGCTGATTCGGTACCATTGTTAGAGCCCGAGAAGTTTTTCCATTCAAGTGAATACCTTGACACATccactttcttctttaaagATAGAAGTTTAAGAGATACCAATGACTACTTGGAGACAAATTTTGTCCAACGACTTTTTCCAATGAATAATGGATCTTTGGAAAGCCTTTTCGGCATGAATATCCTCAACAAGAGCAGCCTTGAAGGAAACAACTACTTAAGGGGATATAGGCATTTCCAAGAAGCTGGTGTTGTCTTGCTTGATAAAAAAAAACATTTTAATGCCATAACAATGCTTCTACCATTAGGAATATGGAAGGAGCCACTTAAAACTGCCATGTGGGGAGATAAAGAATTCTACTGGATTTCGCTATTAATGGCAGGAGACGATAATTTCCGCTTTAATGAGAATGAAGCTGCTGCAGTGGGAGTTGCTAGTTCAGATGCTTTAAAGATTTATGATTACGATTCTGACGAAGTTTGTTCAACGCATCCTGGGCATGTAAATGAATTTGGAGATTTATTATGGATCAATTCGGGATTCAGCTTCTGCAAGAAGAACAGACACTATAAAGATAAATCCAAGTACCCATTTTGCAAGGTTCCAATAACtgaattgcaaaatattTACAAAAATCCATTCAAAATAACCCATGCATTAGTTCCTCCATCACTACCAGATTATAGGGATTTAAACGATGAATACAACATCGGGAAAGAAAAACAAATAGAGAAGACTTGGAAGGGCCGGTTAAAGGATCTGGACGAGATCAAGGATTTTCACACCGCAGGTCCACTTGAGCCTAAGATTTCCAATCCTCCACAAAAAGGTTGGGTAAAGAGTCCTATATGTGCTGGCTACTATTATTGTGGGTACAGCATAATCCAATCGTACCACCCTGGTAAAGATCACGAATTTGGAAAGTTATATGTATTCAATGATACTACTGTGTCACGAATCGATACCTTGGGTAAGTTGTGGATGACACATACCCCCAAATCAGCATCTGAATATTTTATAGCTAACTAG
- the MRPL37 gene encoding mitochondrial 54S ribosomal protein mL54 (EggNog:ENOG503P7DM; COG:J; BUSCO:EOG09265KQ4): protein MFRSLTVVRRFSISRSSLNTPKSSCVAGTVLNLKVKKAGDEPVALEDSDYPDWLWDSLDKGKKDKTLKKNDFMKWRRKQLNKVNTAKIKEKNFLSEL, encoded by the coding sequence ATGTTCAGACTGTTGACTGTGGTTAGAAGATTCAGTATAAGTAGAAGTTCGTTGAATACCCCTAAATCGTCCTGTGTGGCAGGGACCgtcttgaacttgaaggtaaAAAAAGCTGGTGATGAGCCTGTCGCTTTAGAAGATAGCGACTATCCAGATTGGTTATGGGATTCGTTGGACAAGGGAAAGAAAGATaaaactttgaagaagaatgaCTTTATGAAATGGAGAAGGAAGCAGTTGAACAAGGTCAACACCGCtaagatcaaagaaaagaattTCCTTTCTGAATTGTAG
- the CLU1 gene encoding Intracellular distribution of mitochondria (BUSCO:EOG09261OXV; EggNog:ENOG503NVWU; COG:Z), whose product MSEENQLETVQTLKLQLSLPQCLSTKKETVEIETTLDETLPQLKETLGLIPKTENLTNLLIFYKDVNLFEAFDEMSTFRDVLKQLGLEGSQSLSLRLAEKPYNLANVYEHLLKFRQVIGLHFLDKSKMDFGVSGGVSKFSELGLDAITTPQVPKEPEQAESTKSKESTKKEEEEEEEIVLSSEQKAEANKLAESLSKSGGVDILSLGSFQNPFKDFKLPIKHLTISQWSPVPQYQKIQGDLLYLSLQTLENETFQITAHFSGFFVNKSSSTTFNPQIKHSMKSNKHFILFDLISGLSPLFEKTLIANSSNLHSSSSNPETYLIPTSSFVNHPWLVGKENITNNADLTQNQLPILVSGVDGGELVRDWNDEFQSIKELPRSTVNERILREKLISKTIYEFNKVATETAINIVNGNITSLNISEDPELLTFLRNGVFYSFGVDATGNFVNSGGDDAARYTTGKDLNAVKILNRIDSSDVHNLLTLVVDYMGKRIICQAPVPGIFQETRNIETDEVFDKVVYGLNSDNSQIVYNKNFNDALKTISEAFHLKPHSIELDDGVKSKELLITSKDMKGIHGTDGRKYMIDLYRTTPLDIGFIEKHFQPEKDTSYPHKETLVRHEALEEWWKRKIAVLIKLETEKLEKEGKTFDKENGEKPQLLIQGDQVSINSDAFTGINESEEDRNDVREVSKFVLTLVEEFLNEMGTQLAPFDGSHLTSMLHRSGINLRYLGYIADQCLERKQKELQKIEEQIKSNEALAEQLAQEEKEKVAKGEEQKEEENLEETKEEEKSAGIYEPIAANYETIYKLSVQEMVARATKHVLRKLSKSLPVNLMSTFVSHFLNCLLGSNISVSPMCFIDENLKTFYSFKDLQFTSLTSNDAIELVTKEVFIRFRFQLPSDWVNTLIKPYQLFREISLKFGIQWKAQNYSFTKEEFELNKESMVIEAQVIENNVVSKKNKKGKKQSSPVIEKVITRQSIFIADDILNFSPLVKDSSYKPALFDEVLETARIELKNDQQNGLMLFNELLSFHEQVYGRVHTETSSYYGYLSQLYSELNFPYEASTLARVSCILSERVTGFDSYNSITAYVNSAFFESSNKDYINSLKLYSHAIRIWTSIYGEDHPSFITTFANLGEIFTKLKLFDASKKLFEKSIELSTKLNGEISDVTGLIKYRYGYSLLSADSFKGAKVQFENSYNIFVKALGPKDLFTVKSLSYATNLKTWLDYQNHEKSKKQSASKAKAPASTAASKSKKNKKNQNAPKIDEEIASKSVDDIMAFIEGSNKKKA is encoded by the coding sequence ATGTCGGAGGAGAACCAATTGGAAACGGTTCAAACGTTGAAGCTCCAGCTCCTGTTACCTCAATGTTTatccaccaagaaagaaacGGTTGAAATTGAGACTACTTTGGACGAAACTTTACCTCAGTTGAAAGAGACTTTGGGTTTAATTCCCAAGACTGAAAATTTaacaaacttgttgattttctaTAAGGATGTGAATTTATTCGAAGCCTTTGATGAAATGTCCACTTTCAGAGACGTTCTAAAGCAACTTGGTCTCGAAGGATCTCAAAGTTTATCTTTAAGATTGGCAGAGAAGCCTTATAATTTGGCTAATGTATACGAGCATTTGTTGAAATTTAGACAAGTTATTGGCTTACACTTTTTGGACAAGTCAAAAATGGATTTTGGTGTTAGTGGCGGTGTAAGCAAGTTTTCAGAGTTGGGTTTAGATGCCATTACCACACCACAGGTTCCAAAGGAACCCGAACAAGCTGAGTCTACGAAATCGAAAGAGAGTACTAaaaaagaggaagaagaagaagaagaaatagtGCTTTCATCAGAGCAAAAGGCAGAGGCCAACAAGCTTGCCGAGTCTTTAAGCAAGCTGGGTGGTGTCGATATCTTATCATTGGGATCATTCCAAAATCcattcaaagatttcaagttACCTATCAAACATTTGACTATCTCTCAATGGTCTCCAGTCCCTCAATATCAAAAAATCCAAGGTGATTTGTTGTACTTAAGTTTACAAACATTGGAGAAtgaaacttttcaaattaCTGCTCATTTCTCGGGGTTCTTTGTTAATAAATCATCTAGTACTACGTTCAACCCTCAAATTAAGCATTCTATGAAGTCTAACAAACATTTTAtcttgtttgacttgataAGCGGCTTATCTCCTTTGTTTGAGAAAACACTTATAGCTAACTCCTCCAACTTGCATTCAAGTTCTAGCAACCCCGAGACATATTTAATTCCCACAAGCTCTTTTGTCAACCATCCATGGCTCGTTGGCAAAGAGAATATTACCAACAATGCTGATTTGACCCAAAACCAATTACCTATATTAGTgagtggtgttgatggtggtgaattGGTTAGAGATTGGAACGATGAGTTTCAATCCATTAAGGAGTTGCCCAGATCTACTGTCAATGAAAGAATATTAAGGGAAAAGTTGATCAGCAAGACCATTTATGAATTTAATAAAGTAGCTACCGAGACTGCCATTAACATTGTGAACGGTAACATTACCTCTTTGAACATCAGCGAAGATCCCGAACTTTTAACCTTCTTGAGAAACGGAGTCTTTTattcttttggtgttgatgcTACTGGGAATTTTGTTAACTCCGGTGGAGATGATGCTGCTAGATATACCACTGGAAAAGATCTTAATGCGGTTAAAATCTTGAACAGAATTGATTCGTCCGATGTTCACAACTTATTGACCTTGGTGGTTGATTATATGGGGAAAAGAATTATCTGTCAAGCTCCCGTGCCTGGGATTTTCCAAGAAACTAGAAATATTGAAACTGACGAAGTGTTTGACAAAGTTGTGTATGGTTTAAACTCTGACAACAGTCAGATTGTTTATAACAAGAATTTCAATGATGCTTTGAAGACAATCAGCGAAGCCTTTCATTTGAAACCTCATTCGATTGAATTGGACGATGGagtcaagtccaaagaaTTGTTGATCACTTCAAAGGATATGAAAGGTATTCATGGTACTGACGGAAGAAAGTATATGATTGACTTGTACAGAACCACGCCTTTGGATATCGGTTTCATCGAAAAGCATTTCCAACCTGAAAAAGATACTTCTTATCCTCACAAAGAGACCTTGGTGAGACATGaagctttggaagaatGGTGGAAACGTAAAATCGCtgtgttgatcaaattaGAAACAGAAAAGTTAGAAAAGGAAGGTAAGACTTTTGATaaagaaaatggtgaaaaacCCCAATTATTGATCCAGGGAGATCAAGTTTCTATCAATTCAGATGCTTTCACCGGTATAAATGAATCGGAAGAAGACCGGAACGATGTCAGAGAGGTATCTAAGTTTGTTTTGACTTTGGTCGAAGAATTTTTGAACGAGATGGGTACTCAGTTGGCTCCTTTTGATGGTTCTCATTTGACTTCGATGTTACATAGATCAGGAATCAATTTGAGATACTTGGGTTATATTGCAGACCAATGTTTGGAAAGAAAGCAGAAAGAATTACAAAAGATTGAGGAACAAATTAAATCAAATGAGGCTTTAGCAGAACAGTTagcccaagaagaaaaggaaaaagTAGCCAAAggagaagaacaaaaagaggaagaaaatcTCGAAGAAaccaaggaagaagaaaagtcGGCTGGAATCTATGAACCTATTGCTGCGAACTATGAAACCATCTACAAGCTCTCGGTCCAGGAAATGGTCGCTAGAGCTACTAAGCATGTGTTACGTAAGTTGTCTAAGTCCTTACCCGTTAACTTGATGAGCACCTTTGTTAGTCACTTTTTAAACTGTTTACTCGGTTCGAATATCAGTGTGTCACCAATGTGTTTTATTGACGAAAACCTTAAAACGTTTTACTCTTTTAAAGATTTGCAGTTTACTTCCTTAACCAGTAATGATGCTATTGAGTTAGTAACTAAAGAAGTCTTTATTCGTTTCAGATTTCAACTACCATCAGACTGGGTTAACACTCTTATTAAACCTTATCAATTGTTTAGAGAAATCTCCCTCAAGTTTGGTATTCAGTGGAAAGCTCAGAATTATTCCTTTACCAAGGAAGAATTCGAGTTGAATAAAGAACTGATGGTTATTGAAGCCcaagttattgaaaacaacgttgtttccaagaagaataagaAAGGCAAGAAACAATCTTCTCCTGTTATTGAGAAGGTTATCACTCGTCAAAGCATATTTATCGCAGATGATATTCTTAATTTTTCTCCATTGGTTAAAGATTCAAGCTACAAACCTGCCTTATTCGATGAAGTGTTAGAGACGGCAAGAAtagaattgaagaatgaccaacaaaatggATTGATGTTATTCAATGAATTATTATCTTTTCATGAACAAGTATACGGTAGAGTTCACACTGAGACTTCGTCATATTATGGATACTTGAGTCAACTTTACTCAGAATTGAACTTCCCTTATGAAGCTTCGACATTGGCAAGAGTCTCTTGTATTTTGAGTGAAAGGGTCACGGGATTTGATAGCTATAATAGTATCACTGCATATGTTAATTCGGCATTCTTTGAATCGAGCAATAAGGATTACATCAACTCGCTCAAGTTATATTCTCACGCTATTAGGATCTGGACTTCGATTTATGGTGAAGATCACCCATCTTTCATTACTACTTTTGCTAACTTGGGTGAAATCTTTACGAAACTTAAGTTATTCGATGCAAGCAAGAAGTtatttgaaaagtccatCGAGCtttcaacaaaattgaATGGTGAAATTTCTGATGTTACTGGTTTGATTAAGTATAGATACGGATATTCTTTGCTTTCTGCTGATAGTTTTAAAGGTGCtaaagttcaatttgaaaattCTTATAATATTTTCGTCAAGGCATTAGGACCAAAAGACTTATTCACAGTTAAAAGTTTAAGTTATGCTaccaatttgaaaaccTGGTTAGATTACCAAAACCATGAGAAGTCAAAGAAACAATCTGCTTCTAAAGCCAAGGCTCCAGCTTCGACAGCTGCTTCGAAGTCTAAGAAGAATAAAAAGAATCAAAATGCTCCAAagattgatgaagaaattgccAGTAAATCGGTGGACGACATCATGGCCTTTATCGAAGGCTCAAATAAAAAGAAGGCTTGA
- the MMT2 gene encoding mitochondrial metal transporter (COG:P; EggNog:ENOG503NXX4), with protein MHKSSSFQKSNDDHSHDHSHSETESAQSKHTQQHDQHDHKHQHQHEHESGHGGLSILGHTHSHHQPNELLSSSLSNPAVRITWIGLIVNVALAISKGIGGVYFHSQSLIADALHSVSDMIADFLTLATVNVATKIGTPDRFPLGYGKIETIGALFVSGVLLFAGVSVGWSSLLQVFEYTMPTYVYELLSKVQVGHSHSHSFDFGAPDTNDAHGHSHAAGVHDHGIPETALAVTDPKIPNINAAWLAGGSILIKEFLYQRTMKVARQTNSKVLVANAWHHRVDSLTALVAAMTVTGGSIFGLAWLDSAGGILVSALIIRAGWGSFKEALSELLDRGESKSSEESVKIKGIVTDSLEGEGFKILNLSVLTSGANSNIFITLVGSNQTNETINEINVLDDKISQTIKAQDKFIRNVYIQFKKIDDSKYQQLTETDINTKH; from the coding sequence ATGCacaaatcttcttctttccaaaAGTCCAATGACGACCATTCTCACGATCATTCCCACTCCGAAACGGAGTCAGCTCAATCCAAGCATACTCAGCAACATGATCAGCATGatcacaaacaccaacaccaacatgAACATGAGAGTGGGCACGGTGGGTTATCGATTCTAGGTCATACTCACAGTCATCACCAGCCCAACGAATTACTCTCGTCCAGCTTGTCGAACCCAGCTGTTCGAATCACCTGGATCGGTCTTATTGTCAATGTGGCCTTGGCAATTTCAAAGGGAATTGGAGGAGTGTACTTCCATTCCCAATCGTTAATAGCCGATGCTCTTCACTCTGTGAGTGATATGATTGCCGATTTTTTGACATTGGCCACCGTTAACGTTGCTACCAAGATTGGTACACCGGATAGGTTTCCATTAGGCTACGGTAAGATTGAAACTATTGGTGCTTTGTTTGTCAGTGGGGTACTTTTATTTGCCGGTGTTTCAGTTGGCTGGTCATCACTactccaagtttttgaataCACTATGCCAACCTACGTGTATGAATTGCTCTCCAAGGTACAGGTTGGCCACAGTCACAGCCATTcgtttgattttggtgcTCCTGATACCAACGATGCACACGGGCACTCTCATGCAGCTGGAGTTCATGATCACGGAATTCCTGAAACTGCTTTGGCGGTTACAGATCCTAAAATCCCCAACATCAATGCTGCTTGGCTTGCCGGTGGGTCAATCCTCATTAAAGAATTCTTATATCAACGGACAATGAAAGTGGCTCGTCAAACCAATTCTAAGgttttggttgcaaatgcCTGGCACCATCGGGTCGACTCCTTGACGGCTTTGGTGGCAGCTATGACGGTAACCGGTGGTAGCATATTCGGTTTGGCATGGTTAGATTCGGCTGGGGGGATTTTGGTTTCAGCCTTGATCATCCGAGCTGGTTGGGGGAGTTTTAAAGAAGCCTTGTCTGAACTATTGGACCGTGGAGAGAGCAAGCTGTCTGAAGAATCGGTTAAAATAAAAGGTATTGTTACTGATTCTTTAGAGGGTGAAGggttcaagattttgaacCTATCCGTGTTGACTTCGGGTGCAAACTCTAACATATTCATAACCTTGGTAGGTTCCAATCAAACAAATGAAACCATTAACGAGATCAACGTATTGGACGATAAGATCAGTCAAACCATTAAGGCCCAAGACAAGTTCATCAGAAATGTCTATATTCaattcaagaaaatcgatgattcaaaatatcaacaacttaCTGAAACTgacatcaacaccaagcaTTGA